The proteins below are encoded in one region of Patescibacteria group bacterium:
- a CDS encoding response regulator: MAEAKKKVLIIEDEAFLAEMYHTKFKELGYQVFVAPDGKQGIAVMHKEKPDLTLLDIIMPDLDGYEVLKVVRQDADLKDLLIVVLSNLGQDEEITKGMQLGADDYLVKSDLTPSQLVEKIETVLARGRTASAAVQQVRVLLIEDTRDIVELYRHRFEKEGFICTVAENGAWGVKTAQTQPFDLILLDIAMPAMNGLEALATLRATPKLEKTPIIVFSNTVESDELSDVKKAGATEVFLKARVTPTQIVNKIRELIAR, translated from the coding sequence ATGGCAGAGGCAAAGAAAAAAGTGCTTATCATTGAAGACGAGGCATTCCTCGCCGAGATGTACCACACGAAGTTTAAAGAGTTGGGGTACCAGGTTTTTGTTGCACCTGACGGCAAGCAGGGAATTGCGGTGATGCATAAAGAAAAACCGGATCTCACTTTGCTCGATATCATCATGCCAGACCTCGATGGCTATGAGGTTTTAAAAGTAGTGCGGCAGGATGCAGACTTGAAAGACTTGTTGATTGTCGTCCTTTCGAACCTGGGACAAGACGAAGAGATTACAAAAGGCATGCAGCTCGGTGCCGACGACTACTTGGTAAAGTCTGACCTTACGCCGAGTCAATTGGTAGAGAAAATTGAAACGGTATTGGCTCGTGGCCGCACAGCGAGTGCTGCGGTGCAGCAAGTGCGGGTGCTCCTCATTGAAGATACGCGGGACATTGTTGAATTGTATCGTCATCGATTTGAGAAAGAAGGATTTATTTGTACCGTGGCGGAAAATGGTGCCTGGGGAGTGAAGACTGCTCAGACCCAACCATTTGATCTCATACTTCTCGACATAGCTATGCCAGCCATGAACGGGCTTGAAGCACTGGCCACGTTGCGAGCCACGCCGAAACTGGAGAAGACGCCAATCATTGTTTTTTCGAACACTGTCGAATCAGATGAGTTGAGTGATGTAAAAAAAGCCGGGGCAACGGAAGTGTTTCTAAAAGCGCGAGTAACCCCAACGCAGATTGTGAACAAGATTCGTGAACTAATCGCTCGATAG
- a CDS encoding excinuclease ABC subunit UvrC, translating into MSSQQSRLGQMKAAPKNLPTAPGVYFYKRARRVLYVGKASNLKNRVSSYFHLSSNHSPAKQKLLADATSITYEETDSEIEALLLEAHYIKKLRPPYNVLLRDDKTFLSVVITDEEYPRILPTRKIGSDGTYFGPFTDARAVKEALRVIRKLFPYRTKCVPFKASAKEGVPNSRRGCLDSHLGLCPGVCSGRISAVEYRKSIRRIKLFFEGKKRLVVSALKRERRQVAKKTDDESRFRLQRIDQQLQWLEKVIVMTHILRYEEKAEGDVIELGRVLGLAKPPHRIEGYDISHVSGTLTTSSMVVFTDGNADKREYKKFKIRTVIGSNDVASLKETFRRRFEHRPGGTKEPWLMPDLVIVDGGRPQLSAALEVWRELHLTVPLISLAKRYEEIFIPNQVSAMVLLRTSPALHLVQRVRDEAHRFCKSYHTLLRRKKLLQR; encoded by the coding sequence ATGAGCAGCCAGCAAAGTAGACTAGGACAGATGAAAGCCGCACCAAAAAACCTTCCTACTGCTCCCGGCGTGTACTTCTATAAACGCGCTCGCCGGGTTCTTTATGTTGGCAAAGCCAGTAATCTAAAAAATCGTGTTTCGTCTTATTTCCACTTGAGCAGCAACCACTCACCTGCCAAACAAAAGCTTTTAGCTGACGCCACATCGATTACCTATGAGGAAACGGATTCTGAAATCGAGGCGTTACTCCTCGAAGCTCACTACATAAAAAAACTCCGGCCGCCATACAACGTACTGCTACGGGACGATAAAACATTTCTTTCTGTCGTTATCACTGACGAGGAATACCCACGTATACTGCCGACGAGAAAAATTGGCAGTGACGGCACATACTTCGGCCCGTTTACTGATGCGCGAGCCGTAAAAGAAGCACTACGGGTCATTCGAAAACTCTTTCCGTACCGAACCAAGTGCGTGCCCTTCAAAGCTTCAGCGAAGGAGGGCGTGCCAAATAGTAGACGTGGTTGCTTAGACTCTCACTTAGGGCTTTGTCCAGGTGTATGCAGTGGACGAATCTCAGCTGTCGAATACCGAAAAAGTATTCGGCGAATTAAACTTTTTTTTGAAGGGAAGAAACGGTTGGTGGTTTCCGCTTTAAAAAGAGAGCGAAGACAGGTAGCCAAAAAAACAGATGACGAGTCACGCTTTCGTCTTCAGCGCATCGACCAGCAACTGCAATGGCTTGAAAAGGTCATTGTTATGACGCACATCCTACGATATGAAGAAAAAGCTGAAGGCGATGTTATTGAGCTGGGGCGTGTATTGGGGCTCGCAAAGCCACCGCACCGCATTGAAGGTTATGATATTTCACACGTCTCAGGCACGTTGACTACCTCATCAATGGTCGTTTTCACAGATGGCAATGCTGATAAGCGTGAATACAAAAAATTTAAGATTAGAACGGTCATTGGCTCAAATGATGTTGCGAGCCTTAAGGAAACATTTCGCCGACGCTTTGAGCACAGACCAGGTGGTACAAAAGAACCCTGGCTAATGCCTGACTTAGTAATTGTGGATGGAGGACGACCGCAACTGAGTGCCGCGCTTGAGGTGTGGCGCGAATTGCATTTAACCGTTCCGCTTATTTCGCTCGCCAAGCGTTATGAAGAAATTTTTATACCGAACCAAGTGTCGGCCATGGTCTTACTACGTACCTCTCCGGCACTACATCTCGTTCAGCGCGTTCGCGACGAAGCCCACCGTTTCTGCAAGAGCTACCATACACTCCTCAGAAGGAAAAAATTGTTGCAGAGATAA
- a CDS encoding type III PLP-dependent enzyme produces the protein MAKTKELGLAPLIAKSETRETPAFWFSKRQVAANYQRFRRGLPNVKIFFTLKSNAVPAVVHVLVQEGAHFDVASLGEIRLLRKLKVSPERMFFTTPVKIPAEIRAAYRIGVRHFVADSMMEISKLARYAPGSNVFIRFRTSNKGSQWPLSRRFGAETSQVLGLLQFTVEQRLVPYGLAFHVGSQCSNVQNWQQGIRRAAALVNTFKQKSGYDLKVIDIGGGFPVCYTKDVPSLETIFSAIQQSVKRYLPGLEIWAEPGRAMVADTGFAVTTVIGRTKRGRDNWLFCDLGAFNGLLELIEPSSRGFAYEIYAPVNKVNGSAKRVSNGNGKKKMFTLTGPSCDGDDIIIEHVNLADIGVGDRIYLLKTGAYSIMYASKFCGNKQPKVHVV, from the coding sequence ATGGCAAAAACAAAAGAGCTTGGACTGGCGCCACTCATAGCAAAAAGCGAAACGCGGGAAACACCCGCGTTCTGGTTCAGTAAGCGGCAAGTGGCGGCGAACTATCAACGGTTCCGCCGCGGTCTGCCAAACGTGAAGATTTTTTTCACATTAAAATCAAATGCCGTTCCGGCTGTGGTGCACGTTTTAGTTCAAGAGGGTGCTCATTTTGACGTGGCGTCACTGGGTGAAATTCGACTTCTCAGAAAATTAAAGGTAAGCCCAGAGCGGATGTTTTTTACGACGCCAGTAAAAATTCCGGCGGAGATTCGGGCAGCGTACCGCATTGGCGTCCGCCATTTTGTGGCAGATTCGATGATGGAAATTTCGAAGTTGGCTCGCTACGCACCAGGCAGCAATGTCTTCATTCGATTCCGCACCAGCAACAAAGGTAGTCAGTGGCCGTTGTCGCGACGATTTGGTGCTGAGACGTCACAAGTGTTGGGGTTGCTGCAATTTACTGTAGAGCAACGGTTGGTACCATATGGCTTGGCATTTCATGTTGGGTCGCAATGTTCAAACGTACAGAACTGGCAACAGGGTATACGCCGAGCGGCAGCTCTGGTGAATACGTTCAAACAGAAAAGTGGCTACGACCTCAAGGTTATTGATATTGGTGGTGGTTTCCCTGTGTGCTACACGAAAGATGTGCCATCGCTTGAGACAATTTTCAGTGCCATTCAGCAAAGTGTGAAACGGTATTTGCCTGGTTTAGAAATTTGGGCAGAGCCGGGACGAGCAATGGTGGCTGACACTGGTTTCGCGGTGACGACGGTCATTGGTCGTACTAAGCGAGGGCGGGACAATTGGTTATTCTGTGACCTCGGTGCGTTCAACGGGCTACTAGAATTAATTGAGCCAAGTTCGCGAGGGTTTGCGTATGAAATTTATGCACCAGTGAATAAGGTGAATGGGAGTGCCAAGCGAGTGAGTAACGGTAACGGCAAGAAAAAAATGTTTACTCTCACCGGCCCATCGTGTGATGGTGATGACATTATTATAGAGCACGTAAACCTAGCCGATATTGGTGTGGGGGACAGAATCTACCTTTTGAAAACAGGCGCGTATAGCATTATGTATGCCTCGAAATTTTGCGGAAATAAGCAGCCCAAGGTGCACGTTGTGTAG
- a CDS encoding chorismate-binding protein: MKNGEALNREMGEGMESCWNGAWRVIDDYAANVLDDFQRMAAVGGRHLVPVVIGLPSDNVTPVAVYQSVRRATTPTVFLESVPQGQHLGDYTIVGCRMSARFTVRGERSALKPRLGRVEIAEGMALEHLEAFLQSTTPLQQPGRAPFLGGAIGYVGFEGVCLIEPTVSRHSVNKLDWPEIDLVAFDEVIVFDHARQLVYLVALAEFNGSENVAAAHRDAYERAGRLIRHLQKPIEPLTKLTGVDGKISSNMTRDVYERMIETGKRYITSGDVFQIVLSQRFSVGFSGDSFDFYRHLRRMNPSPYMFHLELSDGRVLTGASPEVMVKVSGDVVHIRPIAGTRRRSIDAVEDERLRQELAADPKERAEHSMLVDLARNDVGRVTVTGSVVVSGVMRVEKYSTVQHLVSDVSGRLHEAITPFRAFLTCLPAGTLSGAPKIRACQLLVELEPCARGPYGGAVGWFTSYGLDTGIAIRTAWVDSGTMYWQAGGGVVADSTPAGEYEESLTKARSIGNVLKHATGGTGR, translated from the coding sequence ATGAAAAACGGTGAAGCACTGAATCGTGAAATGGGTGAGGGGATGGAAAGCTGTTGGAATGGAGCATGGCGTGTGATTGATGATTACGCGGCGAATGTGCTCGATGATTTCCAGCGCATGGCTGCTGTGGGTGGTAGGCACCTGGTGCCGGTCGTTATTGGGTTGCCAAGTGACAACGTAACACCGGTAGCGGTGTATCAATCCGTCCGTCGAGCCACCACCCCAACAGTATTTCTTGAAAGTGTGCCGCAGGGGCAGCACTTGGGGGATTACACCATCGTTGGTTGTCGGATGAGCGCCCGTTTCACCGTGCGAGGTGAACGGTCGGCATTGAAACCACGGCTGGGTCGGGTGGAAATTGCCGAGGGAATGGCTCTCGAGCATCTGGAAGCGTTTTTGCAGTCAACAACACCACTGCAGCAACCTGGTCGAGCACCATTTCTTGGTGGTGCAATCGGCTACGTTGGTTTTGAGGGTGTATGCCTCATTGAACCAACGGTGTCACGGCACAGCGTGAACAAACTGGATTGGCCAGAGATTGATCTCGTCGCGTTCGACGAAGTAATCGTCTTTGACCATGCCCGTCAGCTTGTTTACCTCGTCGCTTTGGCTGAGTTCAACGGCAGCGAAAATGTAGCGGCGGCGCATCGGGATGCGTACGAACGTGCCGGTCGACTGATCCGTCATCTGCAAAAACCAATCGAGCCGCTCACCAAGCTGACCGGCGTGGATGGTAAGATTTCGAGCAACATGACTCGGGACGTCTACGAGCGGATGATCGAAACCGGGAAACGGTATATCACCAGCGGTGATGTATTTCAGATAGTGCTGTCGCAGCGGTTCAGTGTTGGTTTTTCTGGTGATTCATTCGACTTCTACCGACACCTGCGTCGTATGAATCCATCACCGTATATGTTTCACCTTGAGCTTAGCGACGGGCGAGTGCTTACTGGTGCGTCGCCCGAGGTTATGGTGAAAGTCAGTGGTGATGTCGTGCACATTCGACCAATTGCTGGAACCAGACGGCGGAGCATCGATGCGGTGGAAGACGAGCGCCTGCGGCAGGAGCTGGCGGCAGATCCAAAGGAGCGGGCCGAGCACAGCATGTTGGTTGATTTGGCGCGAAATGATGTTGGCCGAGTGACAGTGACGGGGAGTGTAGTCGTCAGCGGAGTGATGCGGGTAGAGAAATACAGCACGGTGCAGCATCTGGTGAGCGACGTGAGCGGACGACTGCACGAAGCTATTACTCCGTTTCGGGCGTTTCTCACCTGCTTGCCGGCTGGTACGCTCTCCGGTGCGCCTAAGATTCGCGCCTGTCAATTGCTGGTTGAACTTGAGCCGTGTGCTCGTGGGCCATATGGCGGCGCTGTTGGTTGGTTCACCTCATACGGTCTTGATACGGGCATAGCGATTCGAACGGCGTGGGTAGATTCCGGAACTATGTACTGGCAAGCAGGGGGAGGCGTAGTTGCCGACTCAACACCTGCCGGTGAGTACGAGGAGTCGCTAACGAAAGCAAGATCAATTGGCAACGTGCTCAAGCATGCAACGGGAGGTACTGGACGATGA
- a CDS encoding chorismate mutase, with translation MERTLESIGVEIDEIDALFVRLLALRFRLALEAGEIKRAAGLPIVRPAVEQARIAAVTKLAEAQGLPDDFVRELMEKIVFRCRTAQKLPPPTRTGWAACS, from the coding sequence ATGGAAAGAACCTTAGAAAGTATTGGGGTTGAGATCGACGAGATCGATGCCTTGTTCGTGCGTCTGCTCGCCTTACGATTTCGGTTGGCACTTGAAGCCGGCGAGATCAAGCGTGCTGCTGGATTGCCAATTGTGCGTCCGGCCGTGGAGCAGGCGAGGATTGCAGCAGTGACGAAGTTGGCAGAGGCGCAGGGGCTGCCGGATGATTTCGTTCGGGAGCTGATGGAGAAGATCGTTTTTCGTTGTCGGACGGCACAAAAACTACCACCACCTACGCGAACAGGGTGGGCCGCCTGCAGCTAA
- a CDS encoding PAS domain S-box protein: MEAGKKEGEFRCQKCSRLLAKGELYSASLAIKCGRCGSVNSILEAIADMVIITDIDGVIHFANGQVEAMTGYTIEEVIGQRPSLWGGQMDIQFYKNLWLEVKIHKRPIAVWVINRRKDGTQYTAALRISPVLDSSGTLKFFVGMESLVRPTITI, translated from the coding sequence ATGGAGGCAGGAAAAAAAGAGGGGGAATTTCGCTGTCAAAAATGCAGCCGCCTACTTGCGAAGGGGGAGCTGTATTCGGCGTCGCTGGCTATTAAGTGCGGGCGTTGCGGGTCAGTTAATTCCATTCTAGAAGCTATTGCAGATATGGTGATTATTACTGACATTGATGGAGTCATTCATTTTGCAAACGGGCAGGTGGAAGCCATGACTGGCTATACAATAGAAGAAGTCATTGGTCAGCGCCCATCCTTATGGGGTGGTCAGATGGACATTCAATTTTATAAAAATCTCTGGCTTGAAGTTAAAATTCATAAACGCCCTATTGCCGTTTGGGTGATAAATCGTCGTAAAGACGGCACTCAGTATACGGCGGCGCTCCGTATTTCACCTGTACTAGATTCATCGGGCACCCTTAAATTTTTTGTCGGCATGGAGTCTCTTGTGCGGCCGACTATCACAATATAA
- a CDS encoding GAF domain-containing protein — MQAPQGHPAEEDRLVALERLGLLNTPQEARFDELTKRAMARFGVRMAAVTLIDRKREWYKSCCGDICPPDREGARSVSFCGHALLANYVFVVADTLLDPRFADNPMVVNAPFIRFYAGVALRERSSNLPVGVFCIKDTKPREMTAQDISDLLDFAKIAERELQVK, encoded by the coding sequence ATGCAGGCTCCTCAAGGACATCCAGCAGAAGAAGATCGCTTAGTTGCTCTGGAGCGATTGGGATTACTTAATACACCACAAGAAGCTCGTTTTGATGAGTTAACAAAGCGAGCTATGGCGCGTTTCGGTGTTCGTATGGCGGCGGTAACACTGATTGATCGTAAGCGCGAATGGTACAAGTCGTGCTGCGGCGATATTTGTCCGCCGGATCGCGAAGGGGCACGGAGTGTCTCCTTCTGTGGCCACGCCTTATTGGCAAACTATGTTTTTGTTGTGGCGGATACATTATTGGACCCCCGGTTCGCCGATAATCCTATGGTGGTGAACGCTCCATTCATTCGGTTTTACGCCGGCGTTGCTTTGCGTGAGCGTTCAAGTAATTTACCTGTTGGCGTTTTTTGTATCAAAGACACCAAGCCTCGAGAAATGACCGCGCAAGATATTAGCGACCTCTTAGATTTTGCCAAAATTGCAGAGAGGGAGTTGCAGGTGAAGTAA
- a CDS encoding Trp family transcriptional regulator → MGNVTKKYISEVEEVVMRAARSPELLHEFLRDVLTPAELDEVALRWQIVKRLAAGASHRDIAEELGVGVATIARGARELTNPTGGFWRLLQRPTERS, encoded by the coding sequence ATGGGGAACGTAACAAAAAAGTACATTAGTGAAGTTGAGGAAGTAGTTATGCGCGCGGCGCGGTCGCCGGAGTTGCTGCATGAGTTTTTGCGTGACGTATTAACCCCAGCCGAACTTGATGAAGTGGCCTTGCGTTGGCAGATTGTAAAGCGTCTGGCGGCTGGTGCGTCGCACCGCGACATTGCCGAAGAGCTTGGTGTGGGGGTGGCTACCATTGCTCGGGGTGCCAGAGAATTAACAAACCCGACCGGCGGTTTTTGGCGCCTGCTGCAACGACCGACCGAACGTTCTTGA
- the dprA gene encoding DNA-processing protein DprA, translating into MATETQDRDFWLALSFVLAPIQIRKLARYLPSGEAAWRASRETLRGLNFEHETIEKFFTYRTTNDSTTTQEKLRRENIEFVIKTDSTYPALLKEIPDAPHLFFYRGVLPLNKPVEPTIAIVGTRKMTEYGKVAALHLTQALAKNELTTVSGLARGIDAIVHEATLEVGGRTIAVLGSSIAESDIYPPEHRQLATKIVESGGLLMSEYPPGVGPSQHHFPERNRIIAGLSLGTLVIEAPLKSGALITARLALDYNREILAIPGRITEENAAGCNALLHDGAHVITGAQDVFVALGLEPRVAPTKKLNQQLSATATNIMAALSHEPIYFDDLAARCSLSTTILATELLSLELSGLVRDVGGKRYIKL; encoded by the coding sequence ATGGCCACTGAAACGCAAGATAGAGATTTTTGGCTGGCACTCAGCTTCGTTTTGGCGCCTATACAAATAAGAAAGCTGGCCAGGTATCTGCCGAGCGGTGAAGCAGCTTGGCGTGCATCGCGTGAAACATTGCGCGGCCTGAACTTTGAGCATGAAACAATTGAGAAATTTTTTACCTATCGTACAACCAACGATTCTACAACAACACAAGAGAAACTGCGTCGCGAAAACATAGAATTTGTCATCAAGACAGATAGTACCTACCCCGCACTCCTAAAAGAAATACCCGACGCACCACACCTATTTTTTTACCGTGGTGTACTCCCCCTGAACAAACCTGTCGAACCGACAATCGCAATAGTCGGAACACGTAAAATGACTGAGTACGGAAAGGTAGCCGCGCTTCATCTAACGCAAGCGCTGGCAAAAAATGAGCTAACAACGGTGAGCGGTCTGGCGCGTGGCATAGACGCAATCGTGCATGAGGCGACACTTGAAGTTGGCGGCCGAACTATTGCTGTGCTCGGTAGTTCCATTGCAGAATCAGATATCTACCCACCAGAACATCGTCAACTGGCAACGAAAATTGTCGAATCCGGTGGCCTCCTTATGAGCGAGTACCCACCCGGCGTTGGGCCGAGTCAACATCATTTCCCGGAACGCAATCGCATCATAGCCGGTCTAAGCCTTGGAACATTGGTCATCGAAGCACCACTGAAAAGCGGTGCCCTCATCACCGCTCGTTTGGCTCTCGACTATAACCGTGAAATTTTAGCCATCCCTGGGCGCATCACCGAAGAAAACGCCGCCGGCTGCAACGCGCTACTACACGACGGAGCGCACGTGATTACTGGCGCGCAAGACGTTTTCGTTGCATTAGGGTTAGAACCGAGAGTAGCGCCAACAAAAAAACTCAATCAACAACTGAGCGCAACCGCGACAAACATAATGGCGGCACTTTCCCACGAACCAATATACTTCGATGACCTAGCGGCACGATGTTCATTATCAACAACAATACTCGCCACTGAACTCCTCTCGCTTGAGCTTTCTGGCCTCGTGCGAGATGTGGGCGGGAAACGATATATAAAATTGTAA
- a CDS encoding ATP-binding protein yields the protein MNVYFIATLVLIVLETLIGLIVYLHDSKQRTNRLFLSLTLAIVLWTVANYLADVFSSHFWAETAYLGALLIFYTLFLFVEAFPQPTGIISKGVQLVLLALTALLGVIIYLPQGFIVAAVIPRSGGIDVQTGVLFPILASYFITLFSVVCIFLFQKLRHSESLERIQLQYLTFGLLAGLIIGIGGNLIIPLVSGDFLSSRYGPWGVIIFLLLTTFAIVRYNLLNITVIATEVFVVLLLLILLGQVFLADGDIQLAGNITVLVLASVLAYFLIRSMLREVKQRQILTRLTTQLEDANQQLKVLDEAKSEFVSIASHQLRTPLTVIKGYVSMLSEGSFGKIPNKQEDPIRKIYESANRLIELVENLLSISRIESGRMKYNMAPTKLEELAASATEELQTAAGNKKLKLVFEQPREALPVLPLDGEKLRQVMMNLIDNAVKYTPKGSVTVRVEVVRNKRPPYIAVPSIMFSVTDTGAGLAPEDQKRLFQKFNRADGNNLNTRGTGLGLYVGRMMVEAHHGVIWVTSPGVNKGSTFAFAVPLPSVTDEAILALKDMVR from the coding sequence ATGAACGTGTACTTCATTGCCACTCTTGTTCTTATCGTGCTCGAAACACTCATCGGGCTCATTGTTTATTTGCACGATTCGAAGCAGCGTACGAATCGTCTGTTTCTCTCATTAACACTCGCAATCGTATTGTGGACAGTCGCAAACTATTTAGCTGATGTTTTCAGTTCTCACTTTTGGGCCGAGACAGCATATCTTGGAGCGCTCCTGATTTTTTATACATTGTTCCTTTTTGTTGAGGCTTTTCCTCAGCCAACGGGCATTATCTCAAAAGGAGTTCAGTTAGTGTTACTTGCCCTCACTGCATTACTCGGCGTCATTATTTACCTTCCCCAGGGATTCATCGTGGCAGCGGTGATTCCGCGCAGTGGCGGCATTGATGTACAAACCGGTGTCTTATTCCCAATTTTAGCCTCCTACTTCATTACCTTATTTTCTGTCGTTTGCATTTTTCTTTTTCAAAAGCTTAGACATAGCGAGAGCTTAGAGCGAATTCAGTTGCAGTACCTCACGTTTGGTCTGTTGGCCGGACTTATTATTGGTATCGGTGGAAATTTAATTATTCCGCTCGTCAGTGGTGATTTTTTATCGAGTCGGTATGGTCCATGGGGGGTTATTATTTTTTTACTCCTCACCACGTTCGCCATTGTTCGTTACAACTTACTTAATATTACAGTAATTGCGACGGAGGTATTTGTTGTACTCTTGTTGCTCATCTTGCTTGGGCAGGTATTCTTGGCCGATGGCGATATTCAGCTTGCTGGAAACATTACCGTACTGGTGCTGGCGTCAGTACTCGCCTACTTCCTTATTCGAAGTATGCTTCGGGAAGTGAAGCAGCGGCAAATACTTACCAGGCTAACGACACAGCTCGAAGATGCTAACCAGCAATTGAAAGTGCTTGACGAAGCGAAGTCAGAATTTGTTTCTATCGCGTCGCACCAATTGCGCACACCACTCACGGTTATTAAGGGATACGTTTCAATGCTTTCTGAGGGCTCGTTTGGCAAAATTCCGAATAAGCAAGAAGATCCAATCAGAAAAATTTATGAATCAGCCAATCGGCTGATTGAACTGGTTGAAAATTTACTGTCTATTTCTCGCATTGAATCGGGTCGCATGAAGTACAATATGGCACCAACCAAGCTTGAAGAACTAGCAGCTTCCGCCACAGAGGAATTGCAGACGGCAGCCGGCAACAAGAAATTGAAGTTGGTGTTCGAGCAACCAAGAGAAGCGTTACCAGTGTTACCACTTGATGGTGAGAAGTTGCGTCAGGTGATGATGAACTTAATAGATAATGCGGTGAAGTACACACCGAAAGGGTCGGTTACCGTACGGGTTGAAGTGGTTCGCAACAAACGACCGCCGTACATTGCTGTGCCAAGCATCATGTTTTCCGTAACAGACACCGGTGCAGGACTTGCCCCAGAAGATCAGAAACGTTTGTTTCAGAAGTTTAACCGAGCGGATGGCAATAACCTCAATACCCGTGGCACTGGCCTTGGCCTCTACGTCGGAAGAATGATGGTTGAAGCACACCACGGTGTTATTTGGGTGACGAGCCCAGGCGTGAACAAGGGCAGCACCTTCGCTTTTGCCGTGCCGCTTCCTAGTGTGACGGATGAAGCCATCCTTGCCTTGAAGGATATGGTTCGCTAG
- a CDS encoding aminodeoxychorismate/anthranilate synthase component II → MSESPRVLLLDHFDSFTYNLVQLLAVAGASVRVVRTNEVMSTDGFTHLVLSPGPGHPDDVRPFKTALDRWADVVPILGVCLGCQAIGSWAGVPVVPAGRLMHGKTSEVRVTVTDDALFVGVPSSFTAMRYHSLVLDSGAAAQSKALTVTARSDDGQVMAVTLTGPRNVYGVQFHPESYFSEEGEQLVSNFLKTR, encoded by the coding sequence ATGAGTGAGTCTCCACGGGTACTGCTTCTTGATCACTTCGACTCCTTCACCTACAACCTGGTGCAACTGTTGGCAGTAGCCGGGGCAAGTGTTCGCGTCGTGCGGACAAATGAGGTGATGTCGACAGATGGCTTCACGCATCTTGTCCTGTCCCCCGGCCCAGGGCATCCGGATGACGTGCGGCCGTTCAAGACTGCACTGGACCGCTGGGCCGATGTTGTGCCGATACTCGGTGTCTGTCTTGGCTGCCAAGCCATTGGCTCCTGGGCGGGTGTTCCTGTTGTGCCAGCCGGGCGACTGATGCACGGCAAAACCTCTGAGGTTCGGGTGACGGTAACAGACGACGCTTTGTTCGTGGGAGTACCATCGTCGTTTACCGCCATGCGGTATCACTCGTTGGTGCTGGACAGTGGAGCGGCTGCGCAAAGTAAGGCACTGACCGTAACAGCGCGAAGTGATGACGGTCAGGTTATGGCCGTAACGCTCACTGGCCCGCGCAATGTATACGGGGTGCAGTTTCATCCGGAGTCATACTTCAGCGAAGAGGGTGAACAGCTGGTAAGCAATTTTCTGAAGACGCGATAA
- a CDS encoding GIY-YIG nuclease family protein, which yields MFYVYLLRSVKSPSQHYVGFSKDLKQRIEDHNSGKSRHTSKFKPWKLSVYFAFENTKTAKNFEYYLKTGSGRAFLRKHFL from the coding sequence ATGTTTTACGTATATTTACTTCGAAGCGTTAAATCACCCTCCCAACATTATGTTGGTTTTTCTAAAGACTTAAAACAAAGAATAGAGGATCACAATTCAGGAAAATCTAGGCATACGTCAAAATTTAAACCATGGAAACTCAGTGTGTATTTTGCTTTTGAAAATACAAAAACAGCAAAAAATTTTGAGTACTATCTAAAAACGGGGTCGGGAAGAGCTTTTCTTAGAAAACATTTTTTATAG